In Mytilus edulis chromosome 7, xbMytEdul2.2, whole genome shotgun sequence, a single genomic region encodes these proteins:
- the LOC139483514 gene encoding cystatin-A-like, whose translation MADIIIGGYEDEQRSDVEVQALVDNNPEMRTDVQRARHGIDPGHMTSLTYRRQIVAGTNFIVKVFTENNEYLLLFIFQSLPYTKEQPKLTSLRVTSAIETF comes from the exons ATGGCAGACATAATTATAGGCGGTTATGAAGACGAACAACGAAGCGATGTTGAAGTACAAGCTTTGGTAGATAACAATCCAGAG ATGAGAACAGATGTGCAGAGAGCTAGACATGGAATCGATCCTGGACATATGACATCGCTTACCTACCGAAGACAAATTGTAGCAGGGACCAATTTCATTGTTAAG GTGTTTACAGagaataatgaatatttgctgcTATTTATATTTCAATCTCTACCCTACACAAAGGAACAGCCGAAGTTGACAAGTCTTCGAGTAACCTCAGCAATTGAAACATTCTGA